From Erwinia sp. HDF1-3R, one genomic window encodes:
- the iscR gene encoding Fe-S cluster assembly transcriptional regulator IscR has product MRLTSKGRYAVTAMLDVALHSHEGPVPLADISERQGISLSYLEQLFSRLRKNGLVASVRGPGGGYLLGKASDAIAVGAVITAVDESVDATKCQGKEGCQGGQRCLTHVLWRDLSERISDFLNNITLAELVNNQDILEVADRQNTTEKNRVPAGRTHETINVNLRA; this is encoded by the coding sequence ATGAGACTGACATCCAAAGGCCGTTATGCCGTTACCGCTATGCTTGATGTTGCGCTGCACTCTCATGAGGGGCCGGTGCCACTCGCGGATATTTCAGAGCGTCAGGGCATCTCCCTCTCCTATCTGGAACAGCTGTTCTCTCGCCTGCGCAAAAATGGTCTGGTCGCCAGCGTTCGCGGACCGGGTGGCGGTTATCTGTTGGGTAAAGCCTCGGATGCTATCGCCGTTGGCGCGGTGATCACCGCCGTGGATGAGTCAGTTGATGCCACTAAGTGCCAGGGCAAAGAGGGCTGTCAGGGTGGTCAACGCTGTCTGACCCACGTACTGTGGCGCGATCTGAGTGAACGCATTAGCGACTTCCTGAACAATATTACGCTGGCTGAACTGGTCAATAATCAGGATATCCTTGAGGTAGCCGACCGCCAGAACACCACTGAAAAAAATCGTGTGCCTGCCGGGCGCACGCATGAAACCATTAACGTCAACCTGCGTGCCTGA
- a CDS encoding IscS subfamily cysteine desulfurase, whose product MKLPIYLDYAATTPADPRVAEKMMQFLTLDGTFGNAASRSHRYGWQAEEAVDVARNQVADLIGADPREIVFTSGATESDNLAIKGAAHFHQEKGRHIVTCQTEHKAVLDACLQLEREGFEITWLAPQRSGQIDLASIQNALREDTILVSIMHVNNETGVIQNIAAIGELCRARNILFHVDATQSVGKLPIDLSQLPVDLMSFSAHKLYGPKGIGGLYVRRQPRIRLEAQIHGGGHERGMRSGTLPVHQIVGMGEAYGIAKEVMTAEMARIDQLRSRLWRGISEIDGVYVNGVAEGGAPNILNVSFSNVDGESLIMGLKDLALSSGSACTSASLEPSYVLRALGLSEALAHSSLRFSLGRYTTEEEIDYAVQLIQRTIRRLRELAVR is encoded by the coding sequence ATGAAATTACCGATCTACCTGGACTATGCCGCCACCACGCCTGCCGATCCGCGCGTGGCAGAGAAGATGATGCAGTTTCTCACCCTGGACGGAACCTTCGGTAATGCGGCTTCCCGTTCCCATCGCTACGGCTGGCAGGCGGAAGAGGCCGTTGACGTGGCCCGTAATCAGGTTGCCGATCTGATTGGCGCCGACCCGCGTGAGATTGTTTTTACCTCCGGCGCGACCGAATCTGATAACCTCGCCATCAAAGGTGCTGCTCATTTTCATCAGGAAAAAGGGCGACACATCGTTACCTGCCAGACCGAACACAAAGCCGTGCTGGATGCCTGCTTGCAGCTTGAGCGCGAAGGCTTCGAGATAACCTGGCTTGCCCCGCAGCGCAGCGGTCAGATCGATCTCGCCTCCATTCAAAACGCCCTGCGTGAAGACACCATTCTGGTCTCGATCATGCACGTTAATAACGAAACCGGCGTCATCCAGAACATCGCCGCTATTGGCGAACTCTGCCGCGCGCGCAATATCCTCTTTCACGTTGACGCCACGCAGAGCGTGGGGAAACTCCCCATCGACCTCAGCCAGCTCCCGGTCGATCTGATGTCATTTTCCGCGCATAAACTCTATGGTCCAAAGGGGATCGGCGGGCTTTACGTGCGTCGCCAGCCCCGTATTCGACTGGAAGCGCAGATCCACGGTGGCGGCCACGAGCGCGGTATGCGTTCCGGCACGCTGCCGGTGCATCAGATTGTCGGTATGGGCGAAGCCTACGGTATTGCTAAAGAAGTAATGACGGCTGAAATGGCACGCATAGATCAGCTGCGATCGCGTCTGTGGCGGGGCATCAGCGAAATTGACGGGGTGTATGTGAATGGCGTTGCAGAAGGCGGCGCGCCCAATATTCTGAACGTCAGTTTCAGTAATGTTGACGGCGAGTCGCTGATCATGGGGTTGAAGGATCTCGCGCTCTCCTCCGGCTCTGCCTGTACCTCTGCCAGCCTGGAACCTTCCTACGTGCTGCGCGCGCTGGGGCTGTCTGAGGCGCTGGCGCACAGTTCGCTCCGTTTTTCGCTGGGGCGCTACACCACCGAAGAAGAAATTGACTATGCCGTTCAGCTGATCCAGCGGACTATTCGCCGCCTGCGTGAGCTCGCCGTGCGCTAA
- the trmJ gene encoding tRNA (cytosine(32)/uridine(32)-2'-O)-methyltransferase TrmJ, giving the protein MLQNIRIVLVETSHTGNMGSVARAMKTMGLTNLYLVNPLVKPDSQAIALAAGASDVIGEAKIVDTLDDALAGCSLVVGTSARSRSLPWPMLDPRECGIKSVAEGQQAPVALVFGRERVGLTNDELQKCHYHVAIAANPEYSSLNLAMAVQIVAYEVRMAWLQQQETPKPEYEESPYPLVDDLERFYQHMEQMMVRSGFIREGNPGQVMSKLRRLYTRARPERDELNILRGMLSSVEKPKSEK; this is encoded by the coding sequence ATGCTGCAAAATATCCGAATCGTGCTGGTGGAAACCTCTCACACCGGTAACATGGGATCCGTCGCCCGCGCGATGAAAACCATGGGCCTGACCAACCTCTATCTGGTTAATCCGCTGGTAAAACCCGACTCGCAGGCCATTGCGCTGGCCGCCGGCGCCAGTGACGTCATTGGCGAAGCGAAGATTGTCGATACGCTGGATGACGCGCTGGCGGGCTGTAGCCTGGTGGTTGGCACCAGCGCCCGCTCCCGCTCGCTGCCGTGGCCGATGCTCGATCCGCGTGAATGCGGCATCAAAAGCGTTGCGGAGGGGCAGCAGGCTCCGGTTGCGCTGGTATTTGGCCGCGAACGCGTGGGCCTGACCAACGATGAACTGCAAAAGTGCCATTATCACGTTGCCATTGCTGCCAATCCTGAATACAGCTCGCTGAATCTGGCGATGGCGGTGCAGATCGTCGCTTATGAAGTGCGTATGGCCTGGCTCCAGCAGCAGGAAACGCCGAAGCCTGAGTATGAGGAATCCCCCTATCCGCTGGTAGACGATCTCGAACGCTTCTATCAGCATATGGAGCAGATGATGGTCAGAAGCGGCTTTATCCGTGAAGGCAATCCCGGCCAGGTGATGAGCAAGCTGCGTCGCCTCTATACCCGGGCGCGTCCGGAGCGTGACGAGCTGAATATCCTGCGCGGCATGCTCTCTTCGGTGGAGAAGCCTAAGAGCGAAAAGTAG
- the pepB gene encoding aminopeptidase PepB: protein MTTTPMKITLSTTAADPRWGEKATLTSNDSGMTIHLNGGDALTTIQRAARKIDAQGIRHVSLSGDWDLEKSWAFWQGYRGPKGERKVEWADLNESDRAEFDNRLKIIDWVRNTINLPAEDLSPEQLTQRAVDLLSGVAGESVSYRITKGDDLRQQGYSGLHTVGRGSTRAPALLVLDYNPGGDENAPVFACLVGKGITFDTGGYSLKPSGSMDSMKSDMGGAATLTGALALAIVRGLKKRVKLYLCCADNMVSGNALRLGDIIRYRNGKTVEVMNTDAEGRLVLADGLIDASQQDPELLIDAATLTGAAKTALGNDYHALFSFDDSLAQSLLSSAAHENEPFWRLPLAEFHRGYLPSNFADLNNIAAPSHTAGASSAAAFLSHFVSRYQQGWLHIDCSATYRKGAVDQWSAGATGLGVRTVANLLLK, encoded by the coding sequence ATGACAACAACACCAATGAAAATAACACTGTCAACGACAGCGGCAGATCCACGCTGGGGAGAAAAGGCAACATTGACCAGCAACGACAGCGGCATGACTATCCATCTTAACGGTGGCGATGCCCTGACCACTATCCAGCGCGCGGCGAGAAAAATTGATGCGCAGGGGATCCGGCACGTGAGTCTTAGTGGCGACTGGGATCTGGAGAAAAGCTGGGCGTTCTGGCAGGGCTATCGCGGTCCCAAAGGCGAGCGTAAAGTCGAATGGGCCGATCTGAATGAGAGCGATCGCGCTGAATTTGATAACCGCCTTAAGATTATTGACTGGGTACGCAACACCATTAACCTGCCGGCTGAAGATCTCAGCCCTGAACAGCTGACCCAGCGCGCCGTCGATCTGCTGTCCGGCGTGGCTGGCGAAAGCGTGAGCTATCGCATAACCAAAGGTGACGATCTGCGCCAGCAGGGATATTCCGGGCTGCATACCGTGGGCCGGGGATCGACCCGCGCGCCAGCGCTGTTGGTGCTGGATTATAATCCGGGCGGGGATGAAAATGCCCCCGTATTTGCCTGCCTGGTCGGTAAAGGTATTACCTTCGATACCGGTGGGTACAGCCTGAAGCCCAGCGGATCCATGGATTCGATGAAATCGGATATGGGCGGGGCCGCGACCCTGACCGGCGCACTGGCGCTGGCTATTGTTCGCGGACTGAAAAAGCGCGTCAAACTCTATCTCTGCTGCGCGGATAATATGGTCAGCGGCAACGCGCTGCGGTTGGGCGATATTATCCGTTATCGCAACGGTAAAACGGTTGAGGTGATGAACACCGATGCGGAAGGTCGCCTGGTGCTGGCCGATGGCCTGATTGATGCCAGCCAGCAGGATCCGGAATTGCTGATCGATGCCGCCACCCTGACCGGTGCGGCGAAAACGGCGCTGGGTAATGATTATCACGCCCTTTTCAGCTTCGATGATTCGCTGGCTCAGTCGCTGCTCAGCAGTGCCGCGCATGAAAATGAGCCTTTCTGGCGTCTGCCGCTGGCGGAGTTCCACCGCGGCTACCTGCCCTCTAACTTTGCCGATCTGAACAATATCGCGGCCCCGTCCCATACGGCTGGAGCCAGTTCGGCGGCGGCGTTTCTTTCTCACTTTGTGAGCCGTTATCAGCAGGGCTGGCTTCATATCGACTGTTCCGCCACCTACCGTAAGGGAGCGGTGGATCAGTGGTCCGCAGGTGCCACCGGCCTTGGCGTTCGCACGGTGGCTAACCTGCTGCTGAAATAA
- the sseA gene encoding 3-mercaptopyruvate sulfurtransferase: protein MNRSFFVTAAWLAEHLSDDAVQVIDARLLPPGQEKLRDIQAEYLAKHLPDAPFFNIEALSDPLSPYPHMMPRAESFAVAMRELGISSDKHLVVYDEGNLFSAPRAWWMLQQAGVGQVSILAGGLQKWEQAGLPLQSGEVHLPEAEFEAAFDDDAVVRLTDVLLVSHEQSAQIIDARAGNRFRGEVDEPRPGLLRGRIPGSLNVPWNDLVENGELKPATALKAIFQQQGVSLTQPVVASCGSGVTAVVVILALNSLGVENVRLYDGSWGEWGSRNDLPITLG from the coding sequence ATGAATCGCTCATTTTTTGTTACCGCCGCCTGGCTGGCAGAACACCTCTCCGATGACGCTGTGCAGGTCATTGATGCCCGTCTGCTGCCCCCGGGCCAGGAGAAGCTGCGCGATATTCAGGCTGAGTATCTGGCGAAACATCTGCCTGACGCGCCGTTCTTCAATATTGAAGCGCTGTCGGACCCGCTCAGCCCTTATCCCCATATGATGCCCCGCGCAGAAAGCTTTGCCGTCGCCATGCGCGAACTGGGCATTAGCAGTGATAAACATCTGGTGGTTTACGATGAGGGTAATTTATTCTCTGCCCCGCGCGCCTGGTGGATGCTGCAACAGGCTGGCGTGGGCCAGGTGTCGATTCTCGCCGGGGGGTTGCAGAAATGGGAGCAAGCCGGTTTGCCACTGCAAAGCGGCGAAGTACATCTGCCTGAGGCCGAATTCGAGGCCGCCTTTGACGATGATGCCGTGGTGCGTTTAACGGACGTGCTACTGGTAAGCCATGAGCAGAGCGCACAGATTATCGATGCGCGGGCGGGAAACCGGTTTCGGGGTGAAGTGGATGAACCGCGTCCCGGTTTGCTGCGAGGACGCATTCCTGGCAGCCTGAATGTGCCGTGGAACGATCTGGTGGAAAACGGCGAACTCAAGCCCGCGACGGCGCTTAAAGCGATTTTCCAGCAGCAGGGTGTCAGCCTGACCCAACCCGTGGTGGCCAGCTGTGGTTCCGGCGTGACCGCCGTGGTGGTGATCCTCGCGCTGAACAGCCTGGGTGTGGAAAATGTCCGACTGTACGATGGTTCCTGGGGGGAATGGGGAAGCCGAAATGATTTGCCGATTACCCTCGGCTAA
- the sseB gene encoding enhanced serine sensitivity protein SseB yields MNETNPRLEEVLKLAANEPAHRPEFFTLLLDASVWVPGESPAKGEGDAAPAVEIQHWEKDDGTSIIPFFTSLTAMQQAVSGEQRFLVIPVRALFEMTLGETLFLNPKLPTGKEFSPREIASLLGESGNALSEQTVIEGGTSLLLSEHAEPPAQMIASLTQLFAKHKQVRHAWVALIKESADASANLLIGIEADSDIENIIQAAGSVATDTLTDDEPVDICQVVENEKGISHFFIAHITPFYQRKWGSFLRDFKLPH; encoded by the coding sequence ATGAATGAAACCAACCCGCGCCTTGAAGAGGTGCTGAAACTGGCGGCCAACGAGCCGGCGCACCGGCCCGAGTTTTTTACCTTACTGCTGGACGCCAGCGTCTGGGTTCCGGGCGAGAGCCCGGCAAAGGGAGAAGGTGATGCGGCTCCGGCCGTGGAGATACAGCACTGGGAAAAGGACGACGGTACCAGCATCATTCCTTTTTTCACCTCACTCACCGCTATGCAGCAGGCAGTCAGCGGGGAGCAGCGCTTTTTGGTGATCCCGGTGCGCGCGTTATTCGAAATGACGCTGGGCGAAACGCTGTTTCTTAACCCGAAGCTGCCGACCGGCAAGGAGTTTTCACCGCGTGAAATCGCCAGCCTGCTGGGGGAGAGCGGTAATGCACTGAGCGAGCAAACGGTCATTGAGGGAGGCACATCCCTGCTGCTCTCTGAACATGCCGAGCCGCCCGCACAAATGATCGCCTCTCTGACTCAGCTGTTTGCGAAGCATAAACAGGTGCGCCACGCCTGGGTAGCCTTAATTAAAGAATCAGCCGATGCCTCCGCTAACCTGCTTATTGGCATTGAGGCAGACAGCGACATTGAAAATATCATTCAGGCGGCCGGTAGCGTCGCCACGGATACATTAACGGATGATGAGCCGGTAGATATTTGTCAGGTTGTCGAAAATGAAAAAGGCATCAGCCATTTTTTTATCGCACATATTACCCCTTTTTATCAGCGGAAGTGGGGAAGCTTCCTCCGCGACTTCAAATTACCGCATTAA
- a CDS encoding BBE domain-containing protein has translation MSSYNLIDKTDTRFETLKKGFNLRWPEQGSGADYIYVCNNSEDVLSAANAALARNQRITVRSGGHCYEGFVSNKLAADGTTPLAIIDLSLLVGMDFSENADISSPWDTSAKYKFRAASGNQNWDGTVNLYKLANRSIPGGSCYSVGAGGHISGGGYGLLSRLHGLTVDWLSGVDILVPAADGKSLLAKHVSLKSTGSDRDLFIACRGAGGGNFGIILNYYFAELPAAPEQVYLLSLAWPWSTFKDKAHFGQFLNSYWQWFNTHDSEWNSQDITKANGGLFSLLKLQHRSTGDIHLLIQYTGNDGRVDGSGQEKPFADFVDTMNKAAGVVPDVIEMGMTYGVVNAQAESKRKFKDAVKDARLIDWLYATQTLNGSGDNQRGKYKSDQQIGNFGATEITALWEGLNGADDPLLNQALVQIDSYGGCINTNDETTNPTSVYQRSSLLKAQFQVYWTDKANDQYCINWMQKLYSACFADQGGKPYGNDGRYQGCYINYPDTDMKYTAADHAKVDPEWLTLYYGDKAESLVKTKRAVDPNNLFRHEMSIPLALPAK, from the coding sequence ATGAGTAGCTATAACTTGATTGATAAAACCGATACCCGATTCGAAACGTTAAAAAAGGGGTTTAATTTACGCTGGCCCGAGCAGGGCAGTGGGGCAGATTATATTTATGTCTGCAACAACAGTGAAGACGTCCTCTCTGCGGCTAATGCCGCTCTGGCGCGTAATCAGCGGATTACGGTGCGCAGTGGCGGTCACTGCTATGAAGGCTTTGTCAGCAACAAGCTGGCGGCGGATGGGACGACCCCCCTGGCGATAATCGATCTCAGCCTGCTGGTGGGGATGGATTTCAGTGAAAATGCTGATATCAGCTCACCCTGGGATACCAGCGCAAAATACAAGTTTCGTGCGGCAAGTGGTAATCAAAACTGGGACGGCACCGTTAATTTATACAAACTGGCAAACCGCTCTATTCCCGGCGGCTCCTGCTACTCTGTCGGCGCTGGCGGTCATATCAGCGGGGGCGGATATGGGCTGCTCTCCCGCCTGCATGGTCTGACGGTCGACTGGCTGTCGGGCGTGGATATACTGGTACCGGCGGCTGATGGAAAATCGCTCCTGGCAAAGCACGTGAGCCTGAAAAGTACCGGAAGCGATCGCGATCTTTTTATCGCCTGTCGCGGTGCGGGCGGGGGTAACTTCGGAATTATTCTTAACTACTACTTTGCCGAACTGCCTGCTGCACCTGAGCAGGTTTATCTGCTGTCGCTGGCCTGGCCATGGAGTACTTTTAAAGACAAAGCGCACTTTGGTCAGTTCCTGAATAGCTACTGGCAGTGGTTTAACACCCATGATTCAGAATGGAACAGCCAGGATATCACGAAGGCTAACGGTGGACTCTTCTCATTACTGAAGCTCCAGCACCGCTCCACCGGCGACATTCATCTGCTTATTCAGTACACAGGCAATGATGGCCGGGTGGACGGCAGCGGGCAGGAAAAGCCCTTCGCTGACTTCGTGGACACCATGAACAAGGCGGCTGGCGTCGTGCCGGATGTTATTGAGATGGGCATGACGTATGGGGTGGTAAACGCTCAGGCTGAAAGCAAAAGAAAGTTCAAAGACGCGGTCAAGGATGCGCGGCTAATCGACTGGCTGTATGCCACCCAGACGCTCAATGGCTCAGGGGATAACCAGCGTGGCAAATATAAATCTGACCAGCAGATTGGTAATTTTGGCGCAACCGAGATTACCGCATTGTGGGAAGGGCTGAACGGCGCAGACGATCCTCTCCTTAATCAGGCGCTGGTGCAGATCGACTCTTACGGCGGCTGTATTAATACCAATGATGAAACCACCAACCCGACCTCGGTATATCAGCGCAGCTCGTTGTTAAAGGCGCAGTTCCAGGTGTACTGGACCGATAAAGCGAACGATCAATACTGCATTAACTGGATGCAGAAGCTTTATTCCGCCTGTTTTGCCGATCAGGGCGGCAAACCTTACGGTAATGATGGCCGCTATCAGGGGTGCTACATCAACTACCCCGACACGGATATGAAATATACCGCCGCCGACCATGCGAAAGTTGATCCAGAGTGGTTAACACTTTATTACGGGGACAAAGCCGAGAGTCTGGTGAAAACCAAACGGGCAGTGGATCCTAATAATCTCTTCCGCCACGAGATGTCCATTCCCCTGGCGCTACCTGCCAAATAA
- the ndk gene encoding nucleoside-diphosphate kinase: MTIERTFSIVKPNAVAKNVIGAIFNRFESAGFKIVGSKMLHLSKEQAEGFYAEHQGKPFFDGLVEFMTSGPVVVSVLEGENAVQRHRDLMGATNPANALAGTLRADYADSFTENATHGSDSAESAAREIAYFFGENEVCPRTR; encoded by the coding sequence ATGACTATTGAACGTACTTTTTCCATCGTAAAGCCGAACGCGGTGGCAAAAAACGTGATTGGTGCCATCTTTAACCGTTTTGAAAGCGCTGGCTTCAAAATCGTTGGCAGCAAAATGCTGCACCTGAGCAAAGAGCAGGCTGAAGGCTTCTACGCTGAGCACCAGGGCAAACCTTTCTTCGACGGCCTGGTTGAGTTCATGACCTCTGGCCCGGTAGTGGTTTCCGTGCTGGAAGGCGAAAATGCCGTACAGCGTCACCGCGATCTGATGGGCGCTACCAACCCGGCTAACGCGCTGGCAGGTACGCTGCGTGCAGATTACGCCGACAGCTTCACTGAGAACGCCACCCACGGTTCAGACTCTGCTGAATCTGCCGCGCGCGAAATCGCTTATTTCTTCGGCGAAAACGAAGTGTGCCCGCGTACCCGCTAA
- a CDS encoding bifunctional tRNA (adenosine(37)-C2)-methyltransferase TrmG/ribosomal RNA large subunit methyltransferase RlmN — translation MSEHIVSPSSDVPVIAAAKKEKINLLDLNRQQMREFFASLGEKPFRADQVMKWMYHYCCDDFDEMTDINKVFRGKLKEVAEIRAPEVAEEQRSSDGTIKWAITVGGQQVETVYIPEKDRATLCVSSQVGCALECKFCSTAQQGFNRNLRVSEIIGQVWRAAKIIGASKVTGQRPITNVVMMGMGEPLLNLNNVVPAMEIMLDDFGFGLSKRRVTLSTSGVVPALDKLGDMIDVALAISLHAPNDTIRDEIVPINKKYNIETFLGAVSRYIAKSNANQGRVTIEYVMLDQVNDSTDNAHELAALLKNTPCKINLIPWNPFPGAPYGRSSNSRIDRFSKVLMEYGFTTIVRKTRGDDIDAACGQLAGEVIDRTKRTLRKKMAGEAISVKAL, via the coding sequence ATGTCTGAACATATTGTGAGTCCGTCGTCCGACGTCCCCGTCATCGCCGCCGCCAAAAAAGAAAAAATTAACCTGCTCGATCTTAATCGCCAGCAAATGCGCGAATTCTTCGCCAGCCTGGGTGAGAAACCCTTTCGCGCCGATCAGGTGATGAAGTGGATGTATCACTACTGCTGTGATGATTTCGACGAGATGACCGACATCAACAAGGTTTTTCGCGGCAAGCTGAAAGAGGTGGCTGAGATCCGTGCCCCGGAAGTGGCAGAAGAGCAGCGCTCATCGGATGGCACCATCAAGTGGGCGATTACCGTGGGGGGACAGCAGGTCGAAACCGTCTACATCCCCGAAAAGGATCGCGCCACGCTCTGCGTCTCTTCACAGGTTGGCTGCGCGCTGGAGTGTAAATTCTGCTCGACGGCTCAGCAGGGCTTTAACCGCAACCTCCGCGTATCTGAAATTATCGGTCAGGTCTGGCGCGCGGCCAAAATTATCGGCGCCTCGAAAGTGACCGGCCAGCGTCCTATTACCAATGTGGTAATGATGGGGATGGGCGAACCGCTGCTGAACCTGAATAACGTTGTACCGGCCATGGAAATTATGCTGGATGATTTCGGCTTCGGTTTGTCAAAACGTCGCGTCACGCTCTCAACCTCCGGCGTGGTTCCTGCGCTGGACAAGCTGGGTGATATGATCGACGTGGCGCTGGCAATTTCGCTACACGCCCCGAATGACACAATTCGTGACGAAATTGTGCCGATCAACAAAAAGTACAATATCGAGACTTTCTTAGGGGCGGTTAGCCGCTATATCGCGAAATCAAATGCTAATCAGGGCCGCGTGACGATTGAATATGTCATGCTCGATCAGGTCAATGACAGTACCGATAACGCGCATGAGCTGGCCGCACTGCTCAAGAATACGCCGTGCAAAATCAACCTTATTCCCTGGAACCCCTTCCCGGGGGCGCCCTATGGCCGCAGCTCCAACAGCCGGATCGATCGCTTCTCTAAGGTACTGATGGAATATGGGTTTACCACGATCGTGCGTAAAACCCGCGGAGATGATATCGACGCCGCCTGTGGTCAGCTTGCTGGCGAGGTGATTGACCGCACGAAGCGAACGCTGCGTAAAAAAATGGCGGGAGAGGCCATTTCTGTGAAAGCGCTCTGA